ATCTATACTCTAAATTGAATCTTGCTGCTCTAGTTTTTCACGGTTCCATCAACAAAACGACCTTTTCCGTCGATGGAACAATCTTGCAAAAATAGATATAAAGTTTATCTtgaaaaatagagttagaacataGATCTACAAGACAAGATTAGTATAAATATAGTATTTATGATTAAGACAGTAAAGACtgtcataatctcaacttagaaacctccattgattttttcagttggatcaacgcctaagtTTTGTCCCTATTGGGACACGACCTCACCACACTACCTCCAGTAGTTTACCTCAACTCACCTACCAAACATCTGGTTCACCAGACATGTTTGAACTTTCTCTattcagtgtctgatcacctgatccactaagacttttcctgcaatactaaatTTCCACAACAGCAATAATAATAATGCaaaatggtggcaaaaggcgaatacactCACCCCCAACAACCCATCCCAGGACCAAcatagaggaggtaaatcacgggcgactactaatctttggaatagtgactaacacataaggaagacatttacctcggttttgtcgagattcgaaccccaaaccTTATGGTGGCAACATATCATGCATTAGCCACTAGACCATCCCGAGGGGACAATAATAATGCAAAATATTATTGGCAAAACTATACTTAGGTTTACCAAAATTTATTGGTCTGGTCGACCGTCATTTGGTCACACatacttggagttcactcctccaaggctTCTCATTACCTAGGATTATCTTCCCATAGAATtttccattgtctggcttcattCATCAGAactttcactacctagcttcactcactagaatctagcttcacttattaggactttcactttgcttgaagttcactcctccaatacttctcattacctaaggttacctccccttaggattttcctcttaCCAAGCATCACGTCACCTTAACCTGCTTAGACTTGTAGTCACTTGGTAGACTACTTGTTAGGATACTCTAGCgagttagaggggggggggtgattaGCTTCAATCGCTTCATCGATGATTTGTTGTAGCGAAAAACATTCGAAGCAATACTAACAcccagatttacttggtatccacctcaacgaggtgactaatccaaggatccatatagaatacactctccactatgaaaatacttcatctCAAAAACactctggaggtggagaaacctcgtacaagctctCAACAAGAAAATACAATAAGGAAATGAATGGACAATACAATGAAcatcttgcttgatctcttataGATTGTAGATGCCTCTTGTAGACTTAGAAATACAACAGTACTTTGTCTTAAATATTCCAAGAACTAGCGGTAAGAGTGGAGAAGAAGCATAGAAGAGGAGATCCATTTGAATCTTTACAAATGCCTTTATACATCTCGATCTAGGGTTTCCAATTGATTGGTCTTACCCCTAATCGATTGTCACATGAGATCCGAGCATATCAGTCATCCAAACCTCGTAACGACTCTTTTCTTCTCCTCGCAATTGATCACCTAATCTATTAAGCTCCTCTTGATTGATCACGCTCTCACTAGGAAACTACCGTGCTTCATGACAAAAATGTGCctaatcgatcacctgattgacTAGCGCAgctcaatcgatcacttgatcgactGGCGcagctcaatcgatcacctgatcgatccaTGTTCATTGTGAGCTTCTCCCAATTGATTAACGTAGCTTCCCAATCTATTCAGcataggctcccaatcgatcggctgatcgattgacgctactcaatcgatcacctaatcaaTTAGGAATGCCTATGTACATCGCGGAGAAGTGCACTCAATCGatacactgatcgattgagaactcCTCTGAGTCACGGAGAAAtgtggtcaatctatccactgatTGATCAACACAACActtaatcgatcacttgatcgattacaCAACCCTGACTTGCTTAACCTAAGTCTAGGgtttccttgcctaacctccggTCAATCATGTTCTATTGGGACTTCTTTACCAAATGTatggtcaatcttttgacccacttggactttgccaacttctcgttgcacttctgatcaccaagtgcgatcctccttgaccaacttggattttcatcttgcctaaccgcagttaggattttacttttgccaacgtgtgatcctctttgatccacttggacttacttATCTAACATGCggtccctttgatccacttgaactttcctttgcctaaccgcaattagagCTTTCTTTTGCCaacgtgtgatcctccttgatctacttgaacTTAATTGCCTAATCACAATTAGGACTTTATCATTGCCTAACCCCTAGTTAGGACATTACCAATCAAGTACtagtcctccatgacctacttgacttctgtAACATATGTCCCACAATATATTGTCCAAATATGTTGCTCAtgacatattgtccaaacatcaaaactcaagctcgacTCCACTCGAGGTTagtcaactggtcaaccttgacccggaGATGATTGCGCCAACAATCTCTCAACAATACTCATCACTTGCAGTCACTTGATAGATTACTCACCACTTGCTAATCatttggtcaatcttgacctgaccAGACTTCTCACTTGAGTAGGTTGAGTAGGTCCACATTGACCAAGCTtcattaaacatattgtcaaataaatatcaaaactttggaagtcgattgcaccaatagatTTCAATATGTATATAATTACACATTATTAGATACTCACTTTTCTCTCATGGTATGTATTGTATTGTGAACTTcattaattgaatttaaaattaaatcatttatATACAGAATGTACATtcaaatagtaaatttatttataaataaatgatATAACTTTTAAGACGATTATCTCAGGATATCTCTCAAATATAATAGGGAAATCATGTCGTCACCGTGAGGCGTGAGTGATGCTAGTGAAGGAACCGATGAACACTAAATGAAGGCGGATTAGTTAAGTAAAAGTAGATATTTAGGTCGATTTCACATGTGTGAAATAGGGTTTCCGGTTTCGAAGATGAAGTGGGAGCGAGGTGAtgtcagaatttttttttataggaaAATGTGTGAGTGGTTCAGTGAGATATCTCGGATTATCATTTAAATCATCCCTGCTTCGGGTAATCACCCGACCACGCACACGATATTTGGAAAGGATAAAATGGAAAATGAATCCACGTGAGCTATGCAATTAGGACAATCCCAAAACcatccatgtgatgtggatggaTCGCATAACCATCTAAGAAGTTTGGGAAATCgtcataaaatttttaacaaatttttaaattttaacggCCTATAATTATAGAAAATATCCCTTTTTATTATAGAAAATATTCCCTTTTAGTGATTTGTTTTTTAAAAGGAGATGTCCTTTAGATGAATATCTTTTTCTTCCATCCAACGGGTGACGTTGAAGATGGCCATAAAATTATAATGGAGTCATAATTTAATGCTCTCCTCTTCACAGTGCAACGATAAAAGCTAGGCGCTATATTcacatatctaggtttgattttcAAGTAGGATAAAAGCATCTCCAATATGAGATCATATCCTCTGTCCTTATATTCTTGTATCTCATGTCCCTGTTACGGATTGACGGGAGCATTGGGGGCGAACGAATCACCTTTTATCACATTGTATCCCATGTTCCTTTAATGATCAGATGAATTAAATCACATCTCAAGAATGTAATACAAATCATGAGAATGTCATGACCGTCCGATCAACAAAAAGACATGGGGATATAAGAATCTGGGAACAAGGATATGATCTCCTCCAATATCAGATTTATGaaagatttataaaatttaaaaatttaaataaaagtttttaattattataaGTGAGATTTaaaatttgtagttaaaaggtagcagtaaaaatttaaatttattttttatatcttgaaattgatgtaatatatGAAATTATATAACTGCTATGAAttggataaaatttttttaaaaaaattttaattattgaaaatattttaataaatttttatattattaatataatatattgagatcattaaaaaaaatatttaaagttataATTATTAGAGATGTCCTAATATCAGTTCGACCGTCGTATTTAAATTATGAATACGGCTGAGCTGTTATGGTAGGAGTCATTTACTCAAACTACTTAGACGGCTGAGCTGTTATGTCAGGAGTGATTTTATTTCTAGATTTATTTGCTTTCAGATTTACCTGATGAATAGATTAAGCGAACATCGATCAACTTCCGGATTAATCTGATTCCTAGATTATAAAAAGCTAAACGTCAAggaaaaatgtaaaaacaaaaaaaaatattgattatcGCCGTTACACGAATataaacatagaaataaaaaaaaaaaccgaaCTATTTGAATAAGTCAACGGCATGGGTTAGACGATACCAAAACAAGAAAAATAATCGAACAAATTGTCGGCCGCCTCAGCTGCTTCCTGCTTCTCGCGAGACGCGGCGGACGATGGAGGCGATGAGGCACTCCTCCACTTTCCTTCGCCCTCCGGCGGACGCAGCCGCCTCCTCTTTCTACGCTCTCGTCGTTCTAAACCAGCGCCTACCCCGGTTCGCGCCTGTGCTTTGGAGCCACGGTGAGCTCGTCAACCCCCTCGCCGCCCCTGCCTCTCTTTCTCCTTGGATTTTCGTTGGTGTTGTCGGTGCTGCTGATAACATTGGGCTCGGGTTGTTTTGTGTGATCAGCAAGGCTCCGCGTTTTCGCCGATGGAGGGGCGAATCGGGTGTACGACGGCATGCCCGAGTTGTTCCCTGAGGTAGACCCGATGGAAATTCGCCACAGGTTAGGGTTTTATTATTAAGTCTTTCGGACTTTTCGTTTTAGGCCTAGTATTGATTAATTGGTCGATGAACTGCTATAGCTATTTTAGAACaaaatttggatttggttttctgTCTTGTGAGGTGCGTGATTTTACATTTCTTTTTCTCTGTCTGAGGCGATGGTAGAAGATAAATCACATTGTTTAGATGAAAAAGAGAGATAAGATGACATTCATTTATTCAACATTTGTCTCGTTGACAACAAATTAATCTTCTCATTAGCTCAAAGAACATGGTATGAAACAAATAAACTGGTTCGTCCATGTTTCAGTATAGGAAGAAATCCAGAAGAATTTGTCATCCCCCTACCATTGAAGATTCTGCACTCATATAAACTTATAAATCAACCCATAACCCACTAGATTCATTAACTTGTGAACCTAAAAACCATTAACTTGTGAAACTTATTCCAATCCCTATTGTTGAAAACAAGGTTTTTCCATTTTGGCCTCTCGGCCCAGTGGGAGACGACTCACTGTTTCGATGAAATAACCATAAGCCTCAttttcctctcctcctcctttcGACTCTCCTCGCCACTGCCTATGGCACCATGAATCAACTTGTCGACATGGCACTGTAACTCATTCGTTCTGGTCTAAGACTGACACTGACTCTAGTTTGGAATGAAATTGTAAACCTTCTCATGCACCACTAGACTTGTGAAAACAAAAAAAGATCATCAATTAATGTCTGGGTATTAATCTATATGTTGACTTGTTAAATTGATTTTACTTTTTGTTTACTTCTTACTTAAACCCTTTATACAGAAATAAATTGTAAATTTCTTTTGATAAGAACCAAATCATATTTAATCATGTTGGTGATAGTGACTAGACATTGTTATTTAGTTATGTGTTGTTTGAATTAACAGTTATTCCTtctattgaaattttttattttgttgataaaCATGTTAATTATATTGTTGTACTCTCATGGTAAGGATAACGAATAGGGGGACCGTGCATAGGGAAAAGTGACTTCAAATATAGGACCTTTTCATTTTATAGAGTACAGAAATCAAATTTGCTGTTCAATTTATGCCAATTAAGTCTTTACTTCCTCAAAATCTGGTCATGCTACTATTTATATATTGATGTAAGGAGGCAATTTAGGAGGAATAGGCAATGCCAAGGCTGTAAATTGGCACCATTTGTCTGTTCTAGATCATGGCCTAATCTCAGTTCTCTATGTCAAAAATAAGGCAACTTACTATGATTCTGGTGGTGCTAATCTCAGATGGTTGGAAGAGTGATTTTTGCTTCTTTAAATATTATATACTCTTGCCATTTTTGCTGCATCTCATATTTACATTTGCCTATTTTCCTTCAACTTGTATGAAGCTACTGACACTTTTCATTTCCTTCCCAAGGTACAAACCAGACATAATTAGGGGTGACATGGACTCAATAAGGCCAGAAGTGAAGGAATTCTATATTAACTTGGTAGGTCTTTTAAGGTTATCCTATCATGGCTGTTTACATTTTATTGTCACTGAAAGGTGCTTAACCTTTTGTTTATCATGGGAAACTTTAGTTAAACATAATATTTCAATTTTGTCATTTGGAGTATAATATATCTAAACATAATGCCTCTTAAAAATTCCATAAATATGATAGGGTTCTCATTATTAAGCTACTATGCACTATGAATTCAAAATAATACATATAGTATATGTAGATTCTATTTTATAATTTCATTTGTAATTTTTCTGTTGCATGGTTTAGCATACATAGTCTTtgcaaaagtttaaaaaataatgttaCTGAATGGCATTAAAgtatctctttttttttgtaGGGTGTCCCAATAGATGATTTATCAAACGATCAGGACACCACAGATCTACACAAATGTGTTGCTCATATCTGCGAATCTATAGATGAACTAGATAAGTCAAATGTAAGTTGCGACCATGCTtaattctttttttatttctacatATTTTAGTTGATGATTGTAAACGTATCACAAGCTACCATGATCAGCTGCTTGTTTATTATATCTGTTGATAACTTGAAGCATTAGTTAGTAAACATCCAGTATGTTGATGAATTTATGTTCCGAATCCTAAAGATGTGTCTTCCATGAGCAAGAAATGAAAGAAAACAATTAATTGTATACATCATTCAAAAATGCTAAAGGTGTTATATTATTAAGGTTTTCTATCCAGTGGATTAGTCCCACATTAGTAGTTTTAtattttagcattttattatgaGTCTATGTATATTCAAGTAATGACTATGGTTGATTGAGAGAAAAAGAATACATATTTTATTGAAGAGTAGG
This region of Zingiber officinale cultivar Zhangliang chromosome 9A, Zo_v1.1, whole genome shotgun sequence genomic DNA includes:
- the LOC122019494 gene encoding thiamine pyrophosphokinase 1-like, which encodes MCGIEDAPQRSPGSIEVILIRYQNKKNNRTNCRPPQLLPASRETRRTMEAMRHSSTFLRPPADAAASSFYALVVLNQRLPRFAPVLWSHARLRVFADGGANRVYDGMPELFPEVDPMEIRHRYKPDIIRGDMDSIRPEVKEFYINLGVPIDDLSNDQDTTDLHKCVAHICESIDELDKSNLCILVAGALGGRFDHEAGNINVLYKFSNIRIVLVSNDCLIQLLPKTHCHEIHIQSLAEGPHCGLVPIGAPSTSTTTTGLQWDLTDTGMSFGSLISTSNIVLAEKITVKSDTDLLWTISIKKDI